The genomic window TGTTAAGAAGCTCAGAGAGATGACAGGTGCCGGTATGCTTGACTGTAAGAAAGCCCTTGAGGAGGCTCAGGGAGACATTGAAAAGGCAAAGGAGATACTGAGGGTAAAGGGTTTAGCGAAAGCCGAGAAGAAGGCTTCAAGAGAGACAAAGGAAGGGCTCATAGTGGTAAAGGTCACTGAGGATAGGAAGAAGGGGGCGATGATAGAGCTCAACTGTGAAACGGACTTCGTGGCTAGGAATGAAGAGTTCCAAGCTCTGGCAGAAGCTATATTGGAACACGTCCTTACCGTGGATGAAAATGCCGATAAACAAGGTGATGGTTCAGAGATACTCGCTCAGAAGTTTTTTAAGGATGAAAGCAAGACGATTGAAGAGCTTATAAAGGAAGCCATTGCCAAGATAGGTGAGAACATCAGACTTTCAAGGTACTGCAGGTATGATACCCAGGATTATCTCCACTCCTACGTTCACGGAGGAGGCAGGATAGGAGTTCTTCTTGACTTTAAAGCTCCTGAAGTAAATGAGCAGGTTCTGAGGCTGGTTCAGGATATAGCTATGCAGATAGCAGCCATGAGACCGGAATTCGTAAGTATAGACACTATACCTGCCGAAGCGCTTGAAAGGGAAAAGAGGATACTCATGGAGCAAGCTAGACAGGAAGGAAAACCCGAAAACATACTGGAGAAGATAGTCCAGGGAAAGCTCAAGAAGTTTTATCAGGAAAAGGTACTCCTTGAGCAGGCTTTTATCAAGGACGACAAGAAAACGGTAGGACAGGTCATAAGAGAATCAGGTCTCGGTGTTGATATAAAGAGGTTCTGCAGGTTTGAACTCGGTGGACTCTGATGGAGGAGAAGCCAAGGTACAGGAGGATACTCCTAAAGCTTTCTGGGGAGGCTTTCGCAGGGGAGCAGGGCTACGGCATAGACCCTAACTTTTTAGAGTATATATCCCATGAGGTAAAGAACGTTCACGAGCTTGGGGTTGAAGTTGCGATAGTGATCGGTGGAGGTAACATATTCAGAGGATTCCAGGGTAAGGGGATAGGTATAGACAGAGCCACAGCGGATTATATGGGGATGCTGGCAACGGTTATCAACGCCCTTGCCCTTCAGTCCGCCCTTGAGAGGCACGTTAACATCCCAACAAGGGTACTATCAGCCATAGAAATGCGTCAGGTTTCTGAGCCTTACATAAGGAGGAGGGCTGTAAGACACCTTGAAAAGGGAAGGGTGGTCATATTTGCGGGTGGAACCGGAAACCCTTTTTTCTCAACGGATACTGCTGCAGCCCTCAGGGCTGCCGAGATTGATGCGGAGGTTCTTCTGAAAGCAACCAAAGTGGGCGGTATATACGATAAGGACCCAGAAAAGTTCCCCGACGCTATGTTTATAAGAGAAATAACCTATCTGGAGGTTATAAACAGGGGAATAAGAGTAATGGACCATACGGCACTCACCATGTGTAGAGAGAACGATATCCCTATAATAGTTTTTAATATCAGAGAGAAGGGAAATCTCAGAGCTGTGGTGCTTGGAGAGGAAATAGGTTCTGTTGTAAGGGGGTAGGCGTTATGATACAGGAGATAGAAGGCATACTCAAAGAGACCGAGAAGGACATGAAAAAGAGTGTTGAGCACTTCAGGGGAGAGGTTGCAGGTATAAGGACCGGGAGAGCTTCAACAGCCCTTGTTGAAGAGTTGAAGGTTGATTATTACGGTTCTAAGGTACCCCTTAAACAGCTTGGTACTATATCCATACCTGAGCACAACCAGATACTTATCCAGGTGTGGGATGCTAACGCCATACCGTCCGTAGAAAAGGCTATAAGGGAGGAGCTGAATCTGAACCCCAACACCCAGGGTAACACGATAAGGATAAACCTCCCTCCCCTGACTGAGGAGAGAAGGAAAGAGCTTGCAAAGATGCTCCATAAGCTTGCAGAAGAGGCAAGGGTTGCGGTAAGAAACATAAGGAGAGACGCCAAGGAGCTTATAGAGGAGCTTGAAGGTATATCTGAAGACGACAAAAAGAGAGCCCTTGAAAGGCTTCAAAAATTAACGGACTTCCACATAGAGGAGATTAACCGAATCCTTGAGGCAAAAGAAAAGGAGATAATGACGGTATGATTCTTAACCGCGACCTCCTTATAGGGATACTCTTGGCGTTGCTGGTAGCGGGTGCAGTAGGGGGATTTAATTACTGGAAGAAGTATGAGGAGAAGAGGTTAGACAGGTTAGCCGAAATGGTTTATCTTTACGAGAAGGGGGAGCTAAAGAGGGAAGAGGTTGAACAGAAGGTAAAGGGTACACCCTATTATCCTTACTTCCTTGCAATTACTTCCGGTGAAACCTCTCAGATGTTAGATAGCGTTGAGGACCCGGATGTGAAAAAACTCTTTATAGAGAAGGCATCTTTTCTGCTCTACTCCAAAAAGAAGTACGAGGAAGCCCTAGGAAAACTGTCTCATATAGGGAAAGAGGACTTCAATTACCCATCGGCGACGCTCCTGAGAGCCTTTATATATGAGGCGAAGGGGGATAAGGAAGGGGCACTCAAACTTTATAAAGAGCTGATAAAGGATTATCCTGATACCTACTTTGCCCGTATATCCCGTGCTCAACTCTACAGTCTTGAGGGTAACTGATTTTAAAATACTCCTATGCCTTTAATTCTTATAACTAACGATGATGGGTATTTTTCAGAGGGAATAAGAGCTTTGAGAGATACCCTTAAGCCTCTGGGCAGGGTGGTTGTCGTTGCACCTGACAGAAACTTGAGCGGGGTTGGGCACTCTCTGACCTTTACTATGCCTTTAAGGCTCAGGAAAGTGGAGGAAGACTTTTATGCCGTTATAGGAGGTACACCTGCGGACTGCATACACCTTGGTTACCATGTGATACTTGAGGGTGAAAAACCAGACTTGGTGTGTGCCGGTATAAACGAAGGTCCGAACCTCGGTGAGGATATAACCTATTCTGGCACTGTGTCGGGTGCCATGGAAGGCAGGATATTAGGTATACCCTCTATAGCCTTTTCCGCCTTTGGCAGAGAGGAGATTATGTTCTCTGAAATTGCCAAGTCCTGCAGGAAGGTCGTAGAAAGGGTTCTTGATGTTGGCATACCTGAGGATACATATCTGAATGTAAACGTTCCAAACCTAAGTTGCGATGAGGTCAGGGGTATAAAGCTGACCAGACAGGGTAAGAGGGACTATAAGGAAAAGGTCTTCAGATACAGAGCTCCTTATGGAGAAACTCTTTACTGGATAGCCGCGGAAGAGTTTGGCTGGTGTCCCGATGAGGGGACGGACTACTGGGCGGTTTTGAACGGTTACATATCGGTTACGCCTCTACAACTTGATCTTACCAACTATGGAGCCATGAAAGAGATTAAATTCATAGAGGATGAGGGCTGAAGAACTTGCAAAAGTCTTAAAGGGAGAGCTCAGGGGCGACCCTAACCGTACGGTTAGAGGCTTCTCTATAGATAGCAGACAGGTTAATCCTGGGGATGCCTTTTTTGCTCTTAGGGGGGAAAACAACGATGGACACCACTTCGTTGAAGATGCTATCAGAAGGGGTGCGGTGGGCTCAATCGTTGAAAAAGATTTAAGGGTGGGACCGGGATTCTCCATTAGGGTTGATTCAACAGCTGATGCCCTGAGAAGGCTTGCCCTCTACAAGAGAGCCCTTTACAAGGGCGAGGTCATAGGGGTTGCCGGTTCTGTCGGTAAAACCACTACAAAGGAGCTTATATATCACCTTCTGTCCCACGTCGCACCCGCTTACAGAAGCAAAGGCAACCTGAACTCCCAGCTTGGTCTTCCTCTCGTTCTCTCCAATATGCCACTTGAAGCCAGATTTTCGGTGCTTGAGCTTGGAGCAAGTGCCGTGGGAGATGTGAGGAGGCTTGTGGAGATAGCACAACCACGCATCAGGGTTATAACGGCTTTAGGGGAGGAGCATCTTGAAAGTTTTGGCACAATCCTTGACGTTATCAGAGGTAACGGTGAGATATTCATGAACTTTTCCGAAGAGAGTCGCGCGGTTATTCCCCATTATGCGCTGAAGTATTACCCCCTCCCAAAGGACAAGGTTATAACCTTTGGTACTGGAGGAGACGTAAACTCTGAAGGAATCCATTTGAGTCTTAAGGGCACCGAGTTTAAGTGTATGGGTGTTGTCTTTACAATACCCGTTCTTAGCTCCGGTGTGGTTGATAACGCTCTTGCCAGCTTCGGTGTCCTTTTAGCGTTAGGCTACGACCCACGTGACTTCAAGGAAGCCCTGCAAACCTTTAGGGCACCGTCAGGCAGGATGAACTTACTTGACTATGAAAGGTTTATTGTGATTGATGATACCTACAATGCCAATCCACCTTCTGTGAGGAACGCTCTGATTACTCTGGCTTCTCTAAGAACCAAATCAAAGAAGGTGGTTGTTCTTGGAGACATGCTTGAACTTGGTAAGGAAAGCAAAAAACTTCACGCTGAAGTTGGTAAACTTGTGGTGGAGCTGGGTATTGATTTAGCCCTATTTTATGGAAATAACATGGAGGAAGCTTACCGAGAATGTATAAAACACGGCGGAAACGCTCTATTTTTTGGTAAAAAGGAGGATATAATGGACGAAGTATTGAAATACATGAAGGATAAAAATATAATTCTCGTGAAAGGTTCACGAGGGATGAAGATGGAGGATATCGTAGAAAAGATGGGGGAGCTGGCGAGATATGAGTATTGAAAAAGCTGTAGAGATTTTTATCTTTGAAGATTCTTTCTTCTTCACCACCAAGGTAAGCTTGAAGAGGGTTGAAGGGGACAGGCTTGTCTTGAGCACAACTGACCTCCTGAAGAAGTTCGCTGTCCTTGGGAAGAAGGCACATCTCAAGTACTCTACCTTTGCCTTACCTGTGAAGATCGTTGGCAAGAGTGATACGGAGCTTATAGTTACTATTCCTTCTCTGAATCCTGAGAAACCCGTTGGTGATAGGAGAAGCGCCAGGGTGCCTCCATCTCACGTCCATCCGGTCAAGCTTTTTATATCCGTAGACGGAGAAGAGAAAGAGTACGAGGTTGACGATATATCGGAGGGAGGCTTTTCGGTTGTCGTGAGTGACCCTTATGAGGTGGATAAGTTCCTAAACAAGGATGTTAAGGTTCATATAGATTTTCCTGTTGAGGTTGAAGAGGTTAAAGGAAGTGCGAGACTGGTTAACGTTTTGGAGACAGAGGACGGCAAGATAAAGCTCGGTTTTGAGCTATTCATAGACGACGCAGATATGGTTAAGGTAAGGTTTTATGTTTACTCAAGAATCAGAGAGATACTCAGACAGAGATGAGCTTTCCCTGGAGATAAAGAGGCAGGTTTTTCACCTTTTCCTTATCCTCCTGTGGTGTGTGCCCATAAACCACTTCCCATACCAATTAACCCTGTTGATATTTTCTACTGTGATAGCTGTAAATCTTCTTGTCGTTTACAGGTATGAGCCTTTAATCGGTCTATTTCATAGATTTATCGTTGAACTTGAGAGGGAAAAGAACCTATCCCGTCCAGGCATACAGGCTTTGTATGCAAACCTCGGCATTTTTCTGTCTTACATTCTTTTCGGGAAGCTTTCCCTTCTTGGTGTTGTAATTTTGGCTGTTGGGGACAGTTTTTCTACCCTTATTGGCAAGGTTTTCGGTAGGCATGAGCTCTTCTTTAACCCTGAAAAGACTTGGGAGGGGACTCTATCCTTCTTCCTGTCCGTTTATATAGTCCTCCTGCTGTGGGTAGGTTTTGAGAAAGCTCTGTTACTCTCGTGTATAGCTTCAATTGTTGAGGCAATGAGGCTAAAGGTTGATGATAACTTCCTTGTGCCTGTTATTGTAACCTCTCTCGCCTACCTGATGTGATGCTCAATGAACAGATCCAACAGGGTCTCTAAATCCTGGAGCGCGCCCGCTCCTATCTTTATCCTTTGGGGTTTTTCTGCCCTATACACCTTCTTAATTAAGTTAAGGGATTCAGCGGACACCTCAACATCACCCTTGTCCGAAGTGGACCCATCTGAGAGTTTTAACATCCTCCTGTGTTTTTCCTCTTCAAGGAACTTGGGCTTCAA from Hydrogenivirga caldilitoris includes these protein-coding regions:
- the tsf gene encoding translation elongation factor Ts, coding for MAVSMNDVKKLREMTGAGMLDCKKALEEAQGDIEKAKEILRVKGLAKAEKKASRETKEGLIVVKVTEDRKKGAMIELNCETDFVARNEEFQALAEAILEHVLTVDENADKQGDGSEILAQKFFKDESKTIEELIKEAIAKIGENIRLSRYCRYDTQDYLHSYVHGGGRIGVLLDFKAPEVNEQVLRLVQDIAMQIAAMRPEFVSIDTIPAEALEREKRILMEQARQEGKPENILEKIVQGKLKKFYQEKVLLEQAFIKDDKKTVGQVIRESGLGVDIKRFCRFELGGL
- the pyrH gene encoding UMP kinase, giving the protein MEEKPRYRRILLKLSGEAFAGEQGYGIDPNFLEYISHEVKNVHELGVEVAIVIGGGNIFRGFQGKGIGIDRATADYMGMLATVINALALQSALERHVNIPTRVLSAIEMRQVSEPYIRRRAVRHLEKGRVVIFAGGTGNPFFSTDTAAALRAAEIDAEVLLKATKVGGIYDKDPEKFPDAMFIREITYLEVINRGIRVMDHTALTMCRENDIPIIVFNIREKGNLRAVVLGEEIGSVVRG
- the frr gene encoding ribosome recycling factor, whose protein sequence is MIQEIEGILKETEKDMKKSVEHFRGEVAGIRTGRASTALVEELKVDYYGSKVPLKQLGTISIPEHNQILIQVWDANAIPSVEKAIREELNLNPNTQGNTIRINLPPLTEERRKELAKMLHKLAEEARVAVRNIRRDAKELIEELEGISEDDKKRALERLQKLTDFHIEEINRILEAKEKEIMTV
- a CDS encoding tetratricopeptide repeat protein, translating into MILNRDLLIGILLALLVAGAVGGFNYWKKYEEKRLDRLAEMVYLYEKGELKREEVEQKVKGTPYYPYFLAITSGETSQMLDSVEDPDVKKLFIEKASFLLYSKKKYEEALGKLSHIGKEDFNYPSATLLRAFIYEAKGDKEGALKLYKELIKDYPDTYFARISRAQLYSLEGN
- the surE gene encoding 5'/3'-nucleotidase SurE, translated to MPLILITNDDGYFSEGIRALRDTLKPLGRVVVVAPDRNLSGVGHSLTFTMPLRLRKVEEDFYAVIGGTPADCIHLGYHVILEGEKPDLVCAGINEGPNLGEDITYSGTVSGAMEGRILGIPSIAFSAFGREEIMFSEIAKSCRKVVERVLDVGIPEDTYLNVNVPNLSCDEVRGIKLTRQGKRDYKEKVFRYRAPYGETLYWIAAEEFGWCPDEGTDYWAVLNGYISVTPLQLDLTNYGAMKEIKFIEDEG
- a CDS encoding UDP-N-acetylmuramoyl-tripeptide--D-alanyl-D-alanine ligase, which produces MRAEELAKVLKGELRGDPNRTVRGFSIDSRQVNPGDAFFALRGENNDGHHFVEDAIRRGAVGSIVEKDLRVGPGFSIRVDSTADALRRLALYKRALYKGEVIGVAGSVGKTTTKELIYHLLSHVAPAYRSKGNLNSQLGLPLVLSNMPLEARFSVLELGASAVGDVRRLVEIAQPRIRVITALGEEHLESFGTILDVIRGNGEIFMNFSEESRAVIPHYALKYYPLPKDKVITFGTGGDVNSEGIHLSLKGTEFKCMGVVFTIPVLSSGVVDNALASFGVLLALGYDPRDFKEALQTFRAPSGRMNLLDYERFIVIDDTYNANPPSVRNALITLASLRTKSKKVVVLGDMLELGKESKKLHAEVGKLVVELGIDLALFYGNNMEEAYRECIKHGGNALFFGKKEDIMDEVLKYMKDKNIILVKGSRGMKMEDIVEKMGELARYEY
- a CDS encoding PilZ domain-containing protein; translated protein: MSIEKAVEIFIFEDSFFFTTKVSLKRVEGDRLVLSTTDLLKKFAVLGKKAHLKYSTFALPVKIVGKSDTELIVTIPSLNPEKPVGDRRSARVPPSHVHPVKLFISVDGEEKEYEVDDISEGGFSVVVSDPYEVDKFLNKDVKVHIDFPVEVEEVKGSARLVNVLETEDGKIKLGFELFIDDADMVKVRFYVYSRIREILRQR
- a CDS encoding diacylglycerol/polyprenol kinase family protein, with the translated sequence MFTQESERYSDRDELSLEIKRQVFHLFLILLWCVPINHFPYQLTLLIFSTVIAVNLLVVYRYEPLIGLFHRFIVELEREKNLSRPGIQALYANLGIFLSYILFGKLSLLGVVILAVGDSFSTLIGKVFGRHELFFNPEKTWEGTLSFFLSVYIVLLLWVGFEKALLLSCIASIVEAMRLKVDDNFLVPVIVTSLAYLM